From the genome of Malus sylvestris chromosome 13, drMalSylv7.2, whole genome shotgun sequence:
GTCAAATTTGCCTGCAAAGTTTTAATTTCTGCAACGAAAGTGCATCGCCATATTTCACACTCAGTAAGGCAAAGTCTTAAACCGAGAATTAAGAAGTCGAAAACCAGTCAATTAGTGAAAACATGAGATGTAGTAAGGACTGGTAAACAGGTACCTCCCTCAACCTCGCTAATCGCTCTCTTTTGTTCACCCAGCTGTTCCTGCAGTTTCTCATTTTCTTGCTTCATCCGGGTAAGCTCCTCGCTGTTTGGAATATCGAACTGGTCCTGCCTAGCCAGGTAGACCTTCTGCTTACCGTACTCCTTGAACGAAATCTTCCCATTATCCGCAAGCGCATCCAGCGCCTTTTGTATGGCCGCCTTCTTGAGGTTAAACTTTTGCAACGAATCCGCCACATTTTGAGAATTCAGCGGCCTATTTTGCTGGACAAAGATATACAAATTCACATCAGCATTCGGACGTGCACATACTGTACATAGCAAAAACCTGTTTGTTTCCCCGGAAAATATCTACACAAAATTCCGGTTTTATGCTTTGTTCCTTCAATTAATtgctaattacaaaaattacaGGGAATCAAACGGAggtagaaaaaaagaaaagaataacaGCAGCTACTAAAAGAGAAAATTAATCACATTTCGATTTTCCCACCTCCCAAACAGGCCAAAAATCGGaagggaaaaatcacatttcatcaaTTTATTCGACTTTTATAGTAAAATTAGGATGTAAATCGGAGAAATGAAAGATAATTTTACCTCGTTCAAGTAGTTGAGGACGATTGCTGCAACGTTTTCACAAAACCATAAGCAACAAAGAGGTTTAGCGATTCAGTAAAACGCAGATAGAAAATCAAATCGACAAAGCAAAGAATATCCTAGAGCTCCTCGGATTACCTTCGGGGTTTTCGGATTTCGGAGCCATTGATCGGAAACTCTACGGCTCCGGCGGAGAATCTGAAACTGTACGGAAATGGCGGGAAGAAGAAGCTTCTCAGAGACTCGCAAGCTTTTGGCTCTCGATTTGAATGGAACGAAAATAATGAGCTCCCTTTCCCGATACGGCGCCGTATCTCTAAATTAAATAGACAAATATGATTGGACAAATGTACCCCTTCATCATACCCGAATTTACGTAAGCAAACAAAATCGTTATTTTGGCGCTGAGAGGGAGGACACGTAGTGCCGTTTCATTTCTCAGAAACAATGGCCGTCGTCAGCGCCACGTCTCCGCCTCTGCTCTGCTGCGCCGACCGCCGCGCCGTTTTTTCAACTAGGCCCTCCCTAGAATCTCGAACCAAGACCCAATTTTGCACACAGAAGCCTTTTTTGGCGGCACTGGACTCCCAAACGCGGCCTTCACAACCGCCAGCAACCCTCAAAAGGGACTCCAAATTGAAGCCGCTCGTGTGCCGCGCGGATCGCCGGAAACCCACCACCTCCGTCCAGCAGGAGAACGACGGCTCAGAACGGCCGCTTCAGATTGCTTTGTGGCTTGCTGAGGGAGTCTACATTTTGTGGCTTTTTCTCCTTCCCTATGCTCCTGTGTGTAAATTAATGTACATTTTTATATAATATGTATAATTGtctgtatatgtgtgtgtatatatatatatcatataatcTTTTAGCTGCTAAAGATGTTGCCTTGTTTGATTTCAGGGAGACCCAGTGTGGGCTATTAGTTCGGATACAGTGAACTCTCTTGTGGGGCTCTCTCTtaatttcttcttcatcttgcCTTTTCTCAACTCCGGTATGCTCGATCAATCTGCTATTGATTTTCTGAGTTCAATTTCCATGTTTCCCGGTGACGGTATCCCAAGTTAACAAGGGGACTAGAGTGcggaaaaataaaaacatgtgaCATGACAGTGCATGATTGACTTGAGATATCGACACAGTGAAACCTCATCTTAACTAGGTAATATCTAGTAGTggttaattttaattgattttgttCTTGATGATTTCTGCGTTGAACTTCTTGGCAGAGTAGTTGGTGTTGGTTTGATTGATGCCCCAGTTCTTCACCCGGTATGAATTTGGCATATCTAGTGAATTTGGATTTTACTACCAAGTTTTACACTTTTAAGTATCTTTTTTGACATGGAGATTGGACAATTTGTGTTCTTTTGTTCTTGGACTAGATGTCTGAGGGATTATTCAACTTTGTGATTGGGTGGACATTCATGTTTGCTCCTCTGCTGTTCACGGACCGACAGAGGGACAGATACAAGTGGTCTCTCGACGCCTTATGGGGTTTTCAGATGTTTCTCACAAACAGTATGCTTTCTTCCAAACCTTAATGTTTTCAATCTGTGAACCTTGTTACCTTAATCAATGAATTTTGATCAACGGGAGGGGGGATTCAAACGCAGGACCTCCTCACGTGATTTAGAAAGAGGTATCACTAGGTCAAGAGCTAATTGTTACCCGTCCTTGATTTAAATTTGCTTTGCAATGGGCATGGTTTTTAGAGACcagttacattttccatcaatCTGACCAATGTTGTGTATGTGGTGTGAACAGCTTTTCTAATACCTTACATGGCTATTCGGCTGAATGAGGCTGAGTCTGACTACACTCCGAGCAAGCGCTCACAGCTTGCATCAGTGATGACTAGCGGAGCTCCCATCGTTGGACTTGCTGGTGGAGCAATATGTCTAATATCTGCATTATGGGCTCTTTTTGGCCGGATGGATGGCGACTTTGGAAGCATTTCGGACCGATGGGAGTTCTTGATCGGTTACCTAGGATCGGAGAGGCTGGCTTATGCATTCATTTGGGACATCTGTCTTTACGCCGTCTTCCAGCCCTGGTTGATAGGTGACAATCTGCAAAATGTTGAGAGCAGCAAGATTGGTATCGTAAATTATCTTAGATTTGTACCAGTTGTTGGCTTAGTTGCTTACCTCGTTTGTCTGAATCTTGACGAGGAACTGTAGCTTGTACAGCAAGTAAATGTCTGACTTTAATGAGTGTAACAAAGGCAACAGAGTGTTGTACAATATGAGCATGAAGCTTCCTCTATTCTTCCCAGGAACAAcgacaaaatttacaaacccAAAGACAAGGGCATGAAGTTTCCCCTCATTGGGTAAAGCCACCGGACCAATAGTTTTTGGTTTGGTGCCATCCACACCACTTTTTACCTTTAACACTCTCTTTTAATTTATATCATTTGAttattttcaattcatttgatcgcCGAAAATTGAAAGGTATGTGTGGAAGGTAGAAAGGGTGTGTTGATAGCACCACCCTAATCTTTTAAAAACggttttcacacacattttttcttctttgtgcACAACCATGTTTATTTTTGttccatatatattttaaatttatcagAGGCTCATATCataagataaaataaaaggaaagctaatgaaaagtccaaaaaaactttagttttaatgaaaaataacaaataaaggtgtacTAAATAGTACCAGAGAAAGGTAAAAATGACTAGGAGTGAGATTAAGTACGGGTCTATTTTTAACCACAAAGACGTGTTGCTAAGTAGAAAGACGTCGATTCTTCTTATAAATTTAGGCTGCTCCATTAATGAGAAGTGGCACAGCAGGTTAAAAGGAACAGAGACTCACTTGGGCTAATTTGCGTGCAAACACAAACAGCATGGAAAAGCCACTTTTGGGCAGCTTCAAAGAAGCCGAGTACCAAACAGCAGAAAGCAGGTGCATGTGTTTCAATCCCATGGGCAAAATGATGATGAATTCTTGGAAGGATTTACTAGATTTTGCAGTAAATGCATGGCAAATGGGCCGTTCTGATCCCAGGAAAATCATCTTTGCAATAAAAATGGGACTGGCATTGTCCACGGTTTCTTTGCTAATATTTTGGAAAAAGTCGTATCGCGACGTTAGTCAGTACTCAATCTGGGCTATCCTCACTGTCATTGTGATGTTCGAATTCAGCATCGGTATGCATGTTTGATATCAGATGTAACGTAACAATTCAGgtccgtttgataaccattgtTTCgcttttagttttcagttttccgTTTTCGTGCAGGAGGGACTTTCATCAAAGGATTTAACCGCGGGTTGGGGACGTTGTTTGCTGGAATGCTTGCATTCTGCTTTGCTGAGTTATCTTTGCTGGCTGCAAAGTTGGAGGAAGTTGTGATTGTCATAAGCATATTTATCGTTGGTTCGTATTAGTACTAATTGCAAATTAATATCAAAGTTAAATCCAACCTTTTCTAACCCTTCTTCTCTGTGACGCCCTTCAGGATTTTTTGCATCTTACTTGAAGCTGTACCCAACAATGAAGC
Proteins encoded in this window:
- the LOC126594821 gene encoding uncharacterized protein LOC126594821; protein product: MAVVSATSPPLLCCADRRAVFSTRPSLESRTKTQFCTQKPFLAALDSQTRPSQPPATLKRDSKLKPLVCRADRRKPTTSVQQENDGSERPLQIALWLAEGVYILWLFLLPYAPGDPVWAISSDTVNSLVGLSLNFFFILPFLNSVGVGLIDAPVLHPMSEGLFNFVIGWTFMFAPLLFTDRQRDRYKWSLDALWGFQMFLTNTFLIPYMAIRLNEAESDYTPSKRSQLASVMTSGAPIVGLAGGAICLISALWALFGRMDGDFGSISDRWEFLIGYLGSERLAYAFIWDICLYAVFQPWLIGDNLQNVESSKIGIVNYLRFVPVVGLVAYLVCLNLDEEL
- the LOC126594822 gene encoding homologous-pairing protein 2 homolog → MAPKSENPEAIVLNYLNEQNRPLNSQNVADSLQKFNLKKAAIQKALDALADNGKISFKEYGKQKVYLARQDQFDIPNSEELTRMKQENEKLQEQLGEQKRAISEVEGEIKTLQANLTLEQMRDKEAKLRKEVAEMEDRLEKLRGGVTLVKPEDRKAVEQMVSEKISQWRKRRRMFKDLWDAITENSPKDVKEFKEELGIEYDEDVGVSLQSFSDLRSNKRPRLR